The sequence TCTGGGCAAACCTGTACAGACTTTCTGATCGACTTGAATtgttggagggggaaaaaatctgtttcatagGAAACTACTGTGTGATCACTTTCATAGACATAGATCTCAAAGTTGTGTAGACATTTCTGAGGTAAGTGTTACAGCATGATTCACAAACAGCCTGCATACCTCCTTTCAGGGTGCTGAAGGATATCAGGAAGAAGTACTTGTAGCCATAGGTACGAAAGTTTTGTAGGTGGGATTCTGGAAGAGCGTGCCTTACATCACTGCTGTAACATGTTGTTGTCACCGTCCTTAATTCTTCACTCAGGTAATGACTATCTTGTTCTTTAACAGGTCACGCCACCAACTTTAGTCCAGACGCAGGTGGAAGGAGGTTCAACCCTATTCAAGCTGGATTATTTTGGAGAAGAGGCATACCTAACACAATCGTCCCAGCTCTATCTGGAGACCTGCATTCCAGCATTAGgagatgttttctgtgttgctcAGTCATACAGAGCTGAGCAATCCAGGACACGCAGACACTTGGCAGAGTATGGAGAGAGTATACTTCTCTATTGTTTATGTATaagtgaatttttaaaacagggAGTAGCCGGTGGTTGCATGACAATATATGGTGAGAAGACAGTGTAATGCTGCTATGGAGCAGCTGATCACAAGTGTATTGGGAGGTAACTCTTTGTATCAGTGATCGTCCAGCTGGTCATATTTGATGTTCAGTGAAGGGGGGTTTGCTCAAAACAGAGCTGATACAGTTTTAGGAAGCTTTGTGTTTTTAGAATAAACAGTTCATactgttgttttccttccttttttttttttttattttaagaacctTATTTCCTTTGCAGTGTAGAAGTGGGAGAGTtgaaaaacaggacaaaagtgggtttcatgttttttcttaagagattttttttcatagctatAGATTTGTTGCTTGAGTGTGGTTTTGTAATCTCATGACCTGTTTTTTCAGGTACACTCATATTGAAGCTGAATGTCCCTTTATAACTTTTGAGGATTTGTTGGACCGTCTGGAGAACTTGGTTTGTGATGTAGTTGACAGAGTCTTGGCGTCACCTGCATCAAGCTTACTGTTTGAGCTAAACCCGGTAAGCAGCAGTGTGGGGCAGTCTTGAGTAGACACGGTCTGATCGTTACCTTTCCTGATGAATGTGTTCATCTGGGAAAGACAGGGCATGGCAATGAGCTCTGCTTACTTAAGTAAGGATATTAAATGACATCAAAGAGTGAAAATGCTGTGAGGCTGGTAACGATTcttccaggagctggggggctgcggagGAGGAAGTTACCTGCTAGTAAGGTCtaggagccagcagcgtgctggGATTTATTGTAATGTGTACTGTACCCGTAGAATAAAAACCTCTATCGTAGAGCTCATAAAATTGATCAGCTGGTACTCGCAGATTGAGCGTAAGGGAGCAATGAAATAACCCTGGCGTTTTACTCCCTGTGCTGGAAGGTGCAGCTCTATAAAGCTATCTTCATTTGCTAGAGACCCTTtgtctcctgctgcctttgcacAGAAAGTTAGTAGTCTCTTAAAGGCATCTTATCTCCTTCACTAGCTTTTCTCTCAGAGCACGTATAGATTCTCTCATCCCTGTCATTTTGACCTGTTTTCCTGATGAGTACTGGAAGGttccattttcagtttgaaCTGAGATGGGCAGGAGGTCCAGAGTAACAGAAGCACAACCTGCCCTGTGGGCTTGTCACAAAGGCAAATTCTGCAGCAGTCTGATgcacaaagaagcaaaaatgttcttttgtgGCACTGCGTGTGGAATCTCTGCAAACTGTTCAGTCTGAAGCACCTACATGTGTAATGAATtcatacagaaaaggaaagagctctgaaaatgcttcctctcctctcttctgctgttgttttcagcATCTCTTCTGTGAACTGCACTGGACTTGGAAGATGGTTTTGTTGGGttccagcttttcagtacttctgAGCTTTTTAAGCAATAGTTGATACACAACCTGCAAAGGGTAGCGTGTATGCTCCGAGTGTGGAAGTGGACTTGCTGATcgactggaaaaataaatcttaaaaatgaTACCCTTCCAAGCATTTTGATGTCTACTCTTATTTACAGGGCTTCAAGCCTCCCAAACGTCCTTTCCGACGAATGAACTATGCTGAAGCAATTGAGTGGTTAAAGGAACATGATGTGAAGAAGGAAGATGGTACTTATTACGAGTTTGGGGAGGTAAGTCTTTCTGAGTCTCCTtagaaattaaaaccaaaatccCACAGTCCTCCACTAAGGGTATGTGAGTTCCTTGAAGAGCAATGCGTTTGGACCATGATCCCATTGTGTTTGGGATCAGAGACCTCAGGGAGGTCTCCAGCAGCCGCCTgcacgtggggctgggcaccctgctcgggGGGGCCCTgttgggcgggggggggaccaGGAACACCCGGGGCTCCCTACCCACCCTGACCCATCTGTGGTTCTTGGTCTTAAGGTTTGTGGAAAACAATTTGGGGGAAGAGGAAATGAAGCTCTTCAGTGTTTGTTAGTTGTTTGGAAAGTTTGTTTCAGGTTTAAGGTTTGCCTAGTTTCCTGTGTGAAATGTCGTGTAGACtgttaaatagatttttttctgacctgtatgtttttgaatataaatataGTTTCTTGAGTTGTTCtaagatgtttgttttaaaaatgtagatacATCAGGATGAATGCTTGGATATGTGTGGTCTGAAAGTGTCTTTGCCTGTGTCTTGCCTGATGTGTTGTGGGTCTTGAGGTTTTGGAGTGTTCTtggtttaaaatattaatagagTTCTCTTTAACCCTAGGATATTCCTGAAGCTCCTGAGAGACTGATGACAGACTCCATTAATGAGCCAATCTTGTTGTGCCGATTTCCTGCAGAGATAAAGTCCTTCTATATGCAGCGCTGTCATGACGATTCCCGTCTTACTGAATCTGTAAGTTGGTGTTTTACATAGTGGTACAGGCTTCTAAATAGAGTGGAATGTCTCTGTGAATGAGCATAAAATGAATGAGTACTACAGGAAAACCTTGGAGAATTCATACCAGAATTTGTCTGGGGCCTTTCTTGGCATGACTTGTTGATACTGTAGAAACAGAGGAAGCAACACTGAAGTgcttaaaaaatgtcattagatCACAGTGATCATGCTTTTCAATGACCTTTGGTTAGTTCTAGTCTAATGACAATATTCCTGTGACTTCGTGGGGACTGTATTATCTAAAAACTAGCTGTCTAGCAGTCAGGAAGAGTGGTGGCTTTTAGGACTGTTCTTGTGGTGTAACAGTTTGGTGTCACCAAGAGTGTTAAAGACTAAGTCAGAGATCCTAGTCAGCTGGTTTCTTCCATGGATAAATTGGGTCTGGAAGGAATTGCCTTCTCTCCTTCTGTCATGGAGAGTTAATATTAATGGTAAAACATGTTATAAGTTTGGGCTTCATCTTTTTGAGGGCAGCTTAACTGTAATAGTTTGATCTTATGTTGTGTGTTGTAGGTTGATGTGTTGATGCCTAATGTTGGTGAAATTGTTGGAGGCTCTATGCGTATTTGGGACAGTGAGGAGCTACTGGAAGGCTATAAGAGAGAGGGCATTGATCCCACGCCATATTACTGGTACACCGATCAGGTATGTAAAACAGATCCAGTGTGCTGCTTGTCAGacatttgaattttcttaaaCTGCTTCTAAAATGATGCAGTCTAAATTGCATACATTTTCCATGACCAAAGGTAGATGGTCGTTTAACCACTGGCAAAATGCAATGGATAATAGTTTCCATTCtgttaaattgcttttgtttgctaCAGTGCATGCTGCCCATACCAGATCGCCTTCATTAAACTGGTCTGGGCAGGTATATTCCCCTTGTAACGTCTTCCACAGTGTGCTACCTTTGTGAAGCCCTTGTTAGATAAAGATGGGTTGGTCTTTCCACACTGGAATAGCTAGCTCTGtaaggggaagagaaaaggatgaggttggagagggaaaaaaaatcattaagacCTCATCTTTCagcttccatttttctcttctagtcCTTACATTGCCCCAGGGAGCAAAACACAAATATCTTCTCTGAGGAGAGCATAGTTTGTATTCCTCCTCATTTGTTCAgaatatggttttgttttgtttttgtcttaaCGAGCGAATGGTTAATATCTTCtctgtgattttaatttcacagagaaaatatggTACCTGTCCTCACGGTGGATATGGTTTGGGATTAGAGCGGTTCCTGACCTGGATTCTGAATAGGCACCATATCCGAGATGTCTGTCTCTACCCACGCTTTGTCCAGCGCTGCAAACCATAGCCATCCTTGTGACAAACTCCAAGAAAATCAAGCAACAGATGCTTGGAAAAGAACGATACACTCTACTACAGGCCGTCTGAGAACAAGACTTACTGCAACCTGTTGTTCATACGTTCATTAATTTAATGTGTGAGAAAAcccttttttaaggaaaatgctACTAATTAACTGGAAGAAGccttagaaaaataatgttaggTGCATTTTTGCTCTCAAgtcaacataaaacaaaaatcctaaGCTGGtgttttagatttcttttttctcttgtggtTTCTTTTGGAGAAGTCAGTTCAAGCTTTTTAAATCCCAAATCCTGACCGCTGAGAGTGAtgtgaagaaatgtcttctaaatGGCtcaacaaaatataaaaatggagaataattgtgctgtgcttttcttttttagctctTACTGCTTTTAATGGAAGTTCTGTTTGAGTTTATTCAGTTGTAAGCTATGTAGTATTGAGCACTAAATTCTACTGAAAGAGACTTTTCTCCCAAATTATTTACTGTTAAttctattaattaaaaattataggACTGATTGTGAGGTATGCTTCGATACTTTTTCCTGATGCCCGTGGATGGAGTGCTACAGTGGGACCATGCACTCCCAGCATAAGCTGCATTACAGTAGGAGGGGATGTGCTTAGAGACACTGGAGTGTTTGTGGTGCCTTTAAAACGAAGGTTATTCCATCTATTTCAGACAAGAAATGACTAACCGAAGACCCAAAGAAACTGTAACTTTGAAATATAATTGGGTTTCAGCATTGTGTGCTGACTGAATTACTGTCCTCTCTTTGTGAACTGTAATTTGAGCTGTGCTTTCCCACTTCATGCTAAAGGATGTTTTCACGGTAGAACAGTTGCCTTGCTAGCTTGGTGTACTCTTGTCCTGCTGCATCTTAGCAGACTTTCTGGCTGTATTCAGGTTATCAAATAgaattaagtaaatatttaatgtgttgAATCATCCATTTGTATCCTTTTTAGCCAGAAATGCGAGCCCTCTTactaggaagaagaaaatctgtaggTGCATCA comes from Cygnus atratus isolate AKBS03 ecotype Queensland, Australia chromosome Z, CAtr_DNAZoo_HiC_assembly, whole genome shotgun sequence and encodes:
- the NARS1 gene encoding asparagine--tRNA ligase, cytoplasmic, coding for MAGEVIGRTAALALEELYVSEREGSDSTGDGTQKKPFKTVLKALMTAGKEPFPTIYVDSQKENERWAIISKSQMKNVKKLWHREQMKNEAKEKKEAEDLLRREKNLEEAKKVVIKNDPSLPEPKCVKIGALEAYRGKRVKIFGWIHRLRRQGKNLMFIVLRDGTGFLQCVLSDELCQCYNGLILSTESSVAVYGMLNLVPEGKQAPGGHELNCDYWELIGLAPAGGADNLLNEDSEVDVQLNNRHMMIRGENMSKIFKVRSMVVQAFRDHFFANGYYEVTPPTLVQTQVEGGSTLFKLDYFGEEAYLTQSSQLYLETCIPALGDVFCVAQSYRAEQSRTRRHLAEYTHIEAECPFITFEDLLDRLENLVCDVVDRVLASPASSLLFELNPGFKPPKRPFRRMNYAEAIEWLKEHDVKKEDGTYYEFGEDIPEAPERLMTDSINEPILLCRFPAEIKSFYMQRCHDDSRLTESVDVLMPNVGEIVGGSMRIWDSEELLEGYKREGIDPTPYYWYTDQRKYGTCPHGGYGLGLERFLTWILNRHHIRDVCLYPRFVQRCKP